Within the Myxococcus virescens genome, the region TCAACAGCCTGCTAGCACCGTCGACGGCGACATCATCATGGGACATGCCGCGTGCAGAGTGCCGCCGCAACGGCCCTGACAGCCGGCCGCCTCGGCTGCTCGCGGGTCACGGAGCCCTGTGTCCCCCCGGCAAGGGGGAGGGCGCGCTCACGGTGGGCGGCGACGTCGCCGGCAAGGCTCCCACGGTGGCATGGCCGAAGAGGCGCCGGATGTGGTCGCCGTAGAGGGTGATCGTCAGCACGCCAATCAAGACGAGGAATGAGAACGCGGCCACCACGGTCGCCGCCGTGCCCAGGAGCGTGACCGCCTCCTCTCGCTGCTGGCTCCAGATGCGACGGCAATCCCCCGTGACGACGGTCCCATCCGGCCGGCGGTAGAGCCGGGCACAAACGCTCCCACCGGGCTGGAGCAGCGCTTCCACCTCCAGCGTGGTCATCTCGCTCAGGTTGTGGACGGAGAGCCTGCAGGCACCACAGTGCCGGACACGTGCATCCCCTTTCATGTCCTCCCAGCGCATCTCGCAGGGTGTCGCGATGGTGAGGCGTTCGGTCAGGGCGCGTGTGTCCATGACGGAGGACATTATTGGACACGTTCTTCGGCAGGCATCGGCCATCCGTCCATAGGACGAATGACCGATGCCTGGGGCGACACGGAACCGGGAACGGCGGGCTCGCCGGCTCCTGGCCGTCGAGCCTGCCATCCGGGCTCCGGTCGAGCGCAATGCGCGTACCGGAGGACCGCGGTGAAGGTCGCCTCCTGCCCCGCGGTGTTCGCCAAGCTGGACGTGACCACGCGCACCGCTGCCATCGTCAAGGCGCAGGAGCGCTTGCAGCGGAACCAGTGAAGGCTGGGCTCGTCCGTGGAATGAACGTCCCTTCCCCGCCGCGCCGCGCAACGGGACCTCCCGAGCCACCGCTCCCGGACGTGGACAGTTGTCCTCTGGCATGAGAGGCCTGGGGGCGGTTGAATCGGAACATCCGCGCCACCGCATCGTGTGGCAGGCGCGGCGGGGCTCCAGGCCCCAGGAGGAGCGTCCGTGCCCGCAGCGACCATCCCCACCGTCGAGACCGACCGCCTCGTCATGAAGGGTCACAGCCTCGAGGACTATGAGGAGTGCCTCGCGCTGTGGAGCGACCCCGCGGTGGTCCGCTACATCAGCGGCAAGCCGTCCACACGCGAAGAGATGTGGTCCAGGCTCCTGCGCTACGTGGGCCATTGGGACCTGCTGGGCTTTGGATTCTGGGTGGTGCGTGAGAAGGCAACAGGCCGCCTCGTTGGCGAGGTGGGCCTGGGCGACTTCCACCGCGACATGCAGCCGCCCCTGAGCGCCGGGCCCGAGGCCGGCTGGGTGCTCGCCCCCGGCTTCCACGGCAAGGGTTACGCCACAGAGGCGGTACGCGCGGCGCTGGCCTGGGCGGATGCCCAGCTCAGCCCTGAGCGCGTGGTGTGCATCATCGCGCCCGAGAATGCAGCGTCCATCCGAGTCGCCGACAAGTGCGGCTTCCGGCAGACGGGACAGGGGCGCTATAAGGGAGAGCCCTCGCTCATGTTCGAGCGACTGGCACCGGTGAAGGTGGGGACATGACCATGGCCACGGCGAAGCGACCCACGCTCAAGCGCGCCGTCAACCCGATGCCCGCGAATGTCCGGGCGGCGTTGGTCAAGCGCGGGCTCATGGACGCCTACAAAGCGCGGCCTCCGTACCAGCAGAACGACTATCTCGGATGGATTGCGCGGGCCAAGCTCGAGCCGACGAGGCAGAAGCGGCTCGACCAGATGCTGGACGAACTGGCCGGCGGGACGAAGTACATGAACATGGCGTGGTCTGGCGGGCGGAAGTAGCGCTGGGGCAGCAGTGCGCGAGCACACGCGAAGTGCGGATGGCAGGTCGGCTTGTTCATGGCATTCCCGACTGCACTTCGGATCTTGCTGGGTTCCAGCAGGCGCTTGCAGAGACGGTGCGATGGTGTGCTTTCAGTGTGTCGCGTCGAATTGACAGCGACTGCTCGTCTTCTTTCCAGATGGCACGCTGTGACGGGGCAGCGGAACTGTCCTCTCACGGGTACTTCGATGGTGAAAACGGGCCGCCCTGGGACACTTGGGTGCGGTGGATTGAGCAGACTGACCTGAGCATGGCGCAGCGCCAACCCTGCCCCCACCCCAACACGCCGCACACTCGCTGTAGACTGACGGGAATGAGAGCCCTTTTCACGATACTCGTCGCGGCAATCGTGCTCGGCCTGTGGCCGACAACGGCGCAGGCGTGTGTTTGCGTCGCGGGCGGGGGCAACCTTCACCACGACCTCAAGGTGGCGCGGGAGCGTGCGAGCGCCATCTACCGAGCTCGCGTCGTCCCGGCTCCCGTTGGCCCCTACTTGGGAACCGTGAATGTCGAGGTCCTGGAGGTCATCAAGGGCCCTGTCGTCACGGGCGAGAAGTTCATTCTCCCCCAGGGTGGCGGCGGCGATTGCCGTGTCCGGTACCAGGGCGACGCGGTGTATCTCATCTACGCCGAACCCAATAACCCCAGGTTGATCTGGCACTGCTCCCGCACCCGGCCGATGCCCTCACTGGATGATGCGGAGTGGGTCTGGCTCACCACGGGGAAGCTCCCTTCCATTCCGGCCGCAGTCCAGCGCGAGTCCGTGCCCAGCGAGCCGTGCGAAGAAAACAAGAAGTGCACATCGAAGTGGGAGCCACCGGAAGCACTCGCCGCGGTCCAGTGCCACTGGCGAACCCCCGACCGGGCCCGTTGCACCTTCACCGGCCCCCGCGTTCCCCTCCCAGAGAACGCGCAGACCTCACCCCTGCTGGTCTGCCGGCCCGAAGCAGGGCACGCGTCCAGGTACACCTGCACCGTCCAGAAGGACCCGAACCCATCGCAGGCGGAGTGAGCACCGGCGCCCTCCGGACGAAAGCGCCGAGCCTCGGGACTCACGCCTTCGCGGGCGGCTTCGTCCCCGCGTCCTTGCCCTCATCCCGGCCGTGCACGGCCGCGGGCGGACTGGTGGCTTCGACGGCGGAGAAGGTCTCCAGCACCTTGTACGTGTGACTGGAGCCCCGAGGCACCAGCCAGGAGTCACCAGGGTTGAGCAGGATGACCTGCCCCTCGAGGTGCAACTCCGCGCGGCCCTTCAGGACGAAGCCCACCGTTTCGTAGTCCCTCGCGGTGGCGGGCGCCGCCTCTCCGGGCGGTTCGTCCTCCCACAGCCGCATCGACAGGCGGACGCCAGACGCCAGGTACTTCTGCCCCATTTCGCCCTTGGGAGAGTGCCGACTCTCCACCTTCTTCACGCTGGTGTCGCCCATGCCTTCGTCTCCGTTGGATGGCGGCGGATGTGCCGCGCGTCTGCCGGAAAAGGTAAGGAAGGCATCCAGGTGCCGACGGGCACTCGGCGCGGGCCGCCAGCCCGGCGCGCCAGGAGCCGGACATGCGAAGGCCCCGCCTCCCTGCTGGGAGACCGGGCCTCGGGCACACTCAAGGGTGGCCTGCGGGTGCTTCAGACGGCGCGGACGTTCTGCGCCTGCAGGCCCTTGGGGCCACGCGTGACCTCGAACTCCACCTGCTGCCCCTCCTGGAGGGTGCGGAAGCCATCCATGTTGATGGCGGTGTGGTGGCAGAACACGTCCTCACCGTTGTCCTGCGCGATGAAGCCGAACCCCTTGGCGTCGTTGAACCACTTCACGGTACCGATTGCCATGTGACCTTCTTCCTTCTGCTTCGAGGCCGCCGCCAAGGGCTGCCCGATCGACGTGTGCGGAGCGGACACCGCCCCGGCCCTCTAACGACAAACTTCCTGGCGCCGCCTGTCCACCGGGCAACCGCCTTCCGGGCAAGCAGCCGTCCGCCACCGGACACTCCACTTCCACCGCCCCTCCCGCCAGGGCGACAAGCCGTCTTCTTCCCCTCACTCCTCCCACCTCTGTCCCGGGGCCGTCTTCACACTTCTTCACCGCGCGCGGGCGTGGCCTTCATACCCGCCCTCTACGTTCCCGCTCGTCACCACCAGCGCCGCCCCCAGGGGACGGCCTCATTGGGAGCGTGGAGCCATGTTCGGGTTTGTCTTCGGAACCGCCTGTCTCGCCGGGCTCATCTACACAGTCCGTGGCGGACGCCACGGGTATCGCCGCGGAGGCCGCTGGAGTTCGCGCGGACGCCTCCGCTGGCTCTTCGAGCGGCTGGATACATCACCTGGCCAGGAGAAGGTCCTCCTCAAGGCCGCCGACGATGTCATGGAGGCCTTCGCCAAGGTCCGTGATGAGGCAGGCCCCAGCCGCACCGCCCTGGGCGCCGCGCTGCGCGGTGAGCACTTCGACGGCGCCGCGCTGCGCGAGCTCTTCGCCCGCCACGATGTCGCCATCGACAATGTGCGCCGCACGGTGCAGGGGTCGCTCGCCCAGGTCCATGAGGCGCTGGACCCGCGCCAGCGCCGCGAGCTCGCGGACCTCCTCGAGTACGGCTTCGGCTCCGCCTACGGCTGGCACGGAGGCCATGGCGGCTGGCACCGCCGCTGTGGCGGCCCCGGCGGCTGGCGAGGCGGTGCATTCGGCCACGGCGGCCATCGCCACGGGGACGGCCACGGCCCTTGGGGACGCGATGACGCGCGTGGGGTGTGAGCCCCGAACCAATGCCCCCCTTTCGTCGTCCTTGAAGGAGAGATTCCATGCGCCGCCGTCTGCTCATCGTCCTGCTCGCCCTGGGCACCGTTGGAGGCTACGCCTCCGGCTTCGCCAGCGTGGCCCGCCACCGCCATCACTTCCGCCACTGTCACCACGGCGCCTGGGAACACGGATGGAGCCCCCACGGCAGGTGGGAGCCTTCCGGCCAGCGAGGGGTGGCTCCCCCGCCGGCGACCCGCGTGTCCATCCACACGGCCTCCCCCTGAAGTAGAAGGCGGTTCATGTCCACGCGCGTCCTGCTCATCGACGACGACACCCGGATGTACGAATTGCTCGCGCAGTACCTCGGGCAGAACGGCCTCAGCGTCACCCACGCGGCGGATGGCGGACGGGGGCTCGCGGCGCTGGAGGCCAGCGCCTTCGACGCGGTGCTGCTCGACGTGATGATGCCCGGCATGGACGGCCTGGAGGTCTGCAAACGCATCCGCGCCAAGAGCCGCATCCCCGTCATCATGCTCACCGCGAAAGGCGACGAGACGGACCGCGTGGTGGGCCTGGAGCTGGGCGCGGACGACTACCTCCCCAAGCCCTTCAGTCCCCGCGAGCTGCTGGCGCGGCTGCGGGCCGTGCTCCGCCGCTCGCAGCCCTCGGCGGTGGCGGACCGGCTGGAGTCGGGCGGCGTGTCCATCGACGTGGCCGGGCGCGAGGTACGCGTGGAGGAGCGCGCCGTGGAGTTGACGGGCCTGGAGTTCGATTTGCTCGTCGCGCTGGTGCGCAGGGCCGGACGCGTCGTTCCGCGCGACGCCCTGCTGGGCGAGGCGGGCCGCAGTGACACGGTGGTGGGCGAGCGCACCGTCGACGTGCACATCTCCCACCTGCGACAGAAGCTCGGTGACGTGGGCACCCGCCTCATCAAGACGGTGCGCGGCGTGGGCTACGTGTTCGCCAAGGAGGGCCCGTGAAACGCGGCAGGCCCCGGGCGCACAAGCGCGGCTGGGACGCGAAGGGCGAGCCGCACGAATGCGGCCCCTGGGGACACCGGCATCCGCCGCACGGCTACTGGCATATGGGCCGCCTGGGCGGCTTCGTGCGCGCCCGGCTGCACCGGCGCCTGTTCATGTGGTTCGGCCTGTCCATCCTCGCCACCGGCGCCGTGGTGGCCACGGTGATGAGCCTGGTGGGCGGAGGCACCTGGAGACAGGAAAGCGACCGCGTGCGCGCCTTCGTGGGCCACCGCTTCGAGGAGGTCTGGGACGAGCCTGCCCGGCGGGACGCGCTGGTGGCGTCCATCGAGAAGGACTTGCAGGTGGGCGTGGAGCTGCGGGACGCGTCCGGCGCGATGCTGGCGCAGACCCAGGTGCCGTGCCGGCGGCCCGAGTTCAACCTGCCCGTGATTCGCGATGGCGTCACCCTGGGCTCGGTGCGCGCCTGCTACGCCAGCTTCCGTCCGAAGAGCCCGCTGCGGATGGTGCTGCCGCTGGCGCTGTCGTGCATGGTGCTGTGGATGGCCGCGGGGAAGCTCGCGCGGCGGCTCGCCCGTCCCATGGATGAGCTGGTGCGGGCCACGCGAGCGCTGGGCTCGGGCCGGCTGGACTCGCGCGCGGACGTCGCGCCCCATGTCACCGGGGAGT harbors:
- a CDS encoding GNAT family N-acetyltransferase, giving the protein MPAATIPTVETDRLVMKGHSLEDYEECLALWSDPAVVRYISGKPSTREEMWSRLLRYVGHWDLLGFGFWVVREKATGRLVGEVGLGDFHRDMQPPLSAGPEAGWVLAPGFHGKGYATEAVRAALAWADAQLSPERVVCIIAPENAASIRVADKCGFRQTGQGRYKGEPSLMFERLAPVKVGT
- a CDS encoding YdeI/OmpD-associated family protein; its protein translation is MTMATAKRPTLKRAVNPMPANVRAALVKRGLMDAYKARPPYQQNDYLGWIARAKLEPTRQKRLDQMLDELAGGTKYMNMAWSGGRK
- a CDS encoding cupin domain-containing protein: MGDTSVKKVESRHSPKGEMGQKYLASGVRLSMRLWEDEPPGEAAPATARDYETVGFVLKGRAELHLEGQVILLNPGDSWLVPRGSSHTYKVLETFSAVEATSPPAAVHGRDEGKDAGTKPPAKA
- a CDS encoding cold-shock protein gives rise to the protein MAIGTVKWFNDAKGFGFIAQDNGEDVFCHHTAINMDGFRTLQEGQQVEFEVTRGPKGLQAQNVRAV
- a CDS encoding periplasmic heavy metal sensor is translated as MFGFVFGTACLAGLIYTVRGGRHGYRRGGRWSSRGRLRWLFERLDTSPGQEKVLLKAADDVMEAFAKVRDEAGPSRTALGAALRGEHFDGAALRELFARHDVAIDNVRRTVQGSLAQVHEALDPRQRRELADLLEYGFGSAYGWHGGHGGWHRRCGGPGGWRGGAFGHGGHRHGDGHGPWGRDDARGV
- a CDS encoding response regulator transcription factor; amino-acid sequence: MSTRVLLIDDDTRMYELLAQYLGQNGLSVTHAADGGRGLAALEASAFDAVLLDVMMPGMDGLEVCKRIRAKSRIPVIMLTAKGDETDRVVGLELGADDYLPKPFSPRELLARLRAVLRRSQPSAVADRLESGGVSIDVAGREVRVEERAVELTGLEFDLLVALVRRAGRVVPRDALLGEAGRSDTVVGERTVDVHISHLRQKLGDVGTRLIKTVRGVGYVFAKEGP